Proteins encoded within one genomic window of Setaria italica strain Yugu1 chromosome IV, Setaria_italica_v2.0, whole genome shotgun sequence:
- the LOC101763256 gene encoding brefeldin A-inhibited guanine nucleotide-exchange protein 1 has product MSSEPDAEGAPGGASPAARVLARALDKVIKHSSWRRHAALVAASKSALDLLCSAPAAPEPDEPSAAPASPVPGLPAPTADAALAALLLALDPGSPKVAEPALECVAGLLTLRLLRGDVDAADPSASSPPSPVSRLFAAVLSCVSLGGGGGDDALELAVLRVLVAFALCPAVSVSGDCLGQVVKACYNVYLGSASGGNQLCAKLAIAQVLAIVFARVEADDMDVRVRTVSAADMMDLSDRSLNDSSVVQAAQAFINEAMEGSDVPEEAPPVDAVPIEGEGSGGDGGMSKIREDGLALFKNICKLSMKFGTPESPDDPMLLRGKVLSLELVRMVVDNAGPFWKTNEKYLEAVKQYLCLSLLKNSALSAMSVFQLLCSIFMSLISRFRSGLKEEIGMFFPMLILRVLENVLQPSFLQKMTVLNFLEKICKEPQVIIDIFVNFDCDVDAPNIFERIVNGLLKTALGVPAGSTTTLTVAQDQTFRIESVKCLATIMKSMSAWMDQQLRIGEFSPSNSENLSSVDNQNIHNGEEGSGMDYELQFDTINSDITDSSSLEQRRAYKMELQKGITLFNKKPSKGIDFLIRSKKIGQSPEDVASFLRNTAGLNATMIGDYLGERDDFPLKVMHAYVDALNFESMDFGQAIRFFLQGFRLPGEAQKIDRIMEKFAQCYCKCNPNAFTSADTAYVLAYSVILLNTDAHNPMVKNKMSKADFMRNNRGIDDGKDLPEDYLSALYDQIVNNEIKMSADSSVAQTKQSNSVSRLLGLDNIINFVNWRPAEDKAVGANDLLIKHIQEKFKAKRGKLESTFYVIADATILRSMMESCWAPMMAAFSVLLDQCDDKASTSQCLKGLRFSVHITSVMCMQTQRDAFLTSIAKFTSLHSAADMKQKNVDAMKAIISIAIEDGNYLQEAWEHVLTCLSRFEHLHLLGEGVPTDASFLTVPLIESEDKTQKSTSVISSKKTNALQNPAVMAAVRGGTYDSTVAKTSVSALVTPEQINNFLSNINLLDQIGIVELNHIFAHSQRLNGDAIVAFVKALCKVSMTELQSPMDPRIFCLTKIVEIAHYNMNRIRLVWSRIWKVLSDFFVSVGLLENLSVSIFVMDSLRQLAMKFLEREELANYNFQNEFLRPFVVVMQRSKAPEVRELIVRCVSQMVLSRVHNIKSGWKGVFMVFTFAAADDTRSTVLLAFETVEKIIRDYFHHVTETETTTFTDCVTCLIAFTSSQFNSDANLNAIAFLRFCAVRLAEEGFVRQDRGAEQPMNSDMSGGNATVHKDGYVSLWVPLLAGLAKLTTDPRLTIKKGAVGVLFDTLKDHGHLFSQAIWTDIFERIVYPLFNSEMPIPNDQISTSNLPDLETQTLAMKCLVGLFVNFFDVIRPEFARTASIVTNFVRSPYKHCATTGVSAIMRLTEGLGNKLSEEEWKEILVCFKESVTHTFVIFSKIVRMMQDIEISDRLDSYSETEQYLDHEMYSNDEEEANMETASYAIVKLKNHMALLLVVIQSIIKLYEEHRKYLRAEHMSILLEMVSAIATHSSEVSSESSLQMKFHKACSLLEVSEPAIVHFENESFQSYLKLLQALQHDDPSLSEEMNIESQVLNTCKKILRTYLKCAGHEPCDESSQRNPPLNCAVPLSATKKEELAARTLLVLQVMKLLGDLERDSFGRILPFFFPLLVDLIRCEHSSGEVQLALYNIFQSVIGPMIRV; this is encoded by the exons ATGTCGTCGGAGCCCGACGCCGAGGGCGCCCCGGGCGGCgcctccccggccgcccgcgtgctcgcccgcgcgctcgaCAAGGTCATCAAGCACTCCTCCTGGCGCCGGCACGCCGCGCTCGTGGCCGCTTCCAAGTCCGCGCTCGACCTCCTCtgctccgcccccgccgcgcccgAGCCCGACGAGCCCTCGGCGGCTCCGGCCTCCCCCGTCCCAGGCCTCCCCGCGcccaccgccgacgccgccctcgccgcgctgctgctcGCGCTCGACCCGGGGTCCCCGAAGGTGGCCGAGCCGGCGCTCGAGTGCGTCGCGGGGCTCCTcaccctccgcctcctccgcggcgacgtcgacgccgcggacccctccgcctcctcgccgccctccccgGTCTCCAGGCTCTTCGCGGCCGTGCTCTCCTGCGTctcgctcggcggcggcggcggcgacgacgctcTCGAGCTCGCCGTGCTGCGCGTGCTCGTCGCCTTCGCGCTGTGCCCGGCCGTCTCCGTCAGCGGGGACTGCCTGGGCCAGGTGGTCAAGGCGTGCTACAACGTCTACCTCGGGAGCGCCAGCGGCGGGAACCAGCTCTGCGCCAAGCTCGCCATCGCGCAGGTGCTGGCCATCGTGTTCGCGCGCGTTGAGGCCGATGACATGGACGTGCGCGTGCGCACCGTCTCCGCCGCGGACATGATGGACCTCTCCGACCGCAGCCTCAACGACTCCAGCGTCGtgcaggcggcgcaggcgttCATAAACGAGGCCATGGAGGGGAGCGACGTGCCGGAGGAGGCACCCCCTGTGGATGCAGTGCCAATCGAAGGGGAAGGCAGTGGGGGGGATGGTGGAATGAGCAAGATCAGGGAGGACGGCCTGGCTTTGTTCAAGAACATCTGCAAGTTGTCAATGAAGTTTGGTACGCCTGAGAGCCCCGATGATCCAATGTTATTGCGGGGGAAGGTTTTGTCACTCGAGCTGGTTAGGATGGTTGTTGACAATGCAGGGCCGTTCTGGAAGACAAATGAAAA GTATCTTGAAGCAGTTAAGCAGTACCTTTGCTTATCATTGTTGAAGAACAGTGCCTTGTCTGCAATGAGTGTCTTTCAGTTATTGTGTTCCATTTTTATGAGTCTAATATCAAGGTTTAGATCTGGTTTGAAAGAGGAAATTGGAATGTTTTTTCCTATGCTTATCTTAAGAGTTCTTGAAAATGTCCTCCAGCCTAGTTTTTTGCAGAAGATGACAGTTCTAAACTTTCTGGAGAAGATATGTAAAGAACCTCAGGTTATTATTGATATCTTTGTGAACTTTGATTGTGATGTTGATGCACCAAATATTTTTGAAAG GATTGTCAATGGACTACTAAAGACTGCTTTAGGTGTCCCCGCTGGATCTACAACAACGTTAACTGTTGCACAAGACCAAACATTTAGGATTGAGTCTGTCAAGTGCCTTGCAACTATTATGAAGTCGATGAGCGCATGGATGGACCAACAACTGCGAATTGGTGAATTTTCTCCCAGCAATTCTGAAAATCTAAGTTCAGTGGACAATCAAAATATCCATAATGGAGAAGAAGGGAGTGGAATGGATTATGAACTGCAGTTTGACACTATTAACTCGGACATAACTGACTCTTCCTCACTTGAGCAGCGCCGTGCTTACAAGATGGAACTTCAG AAAGGAATCACCTTGTTCAATAAAAAACCTTCCAAAGGTATTGATTTTCTCATTCGGAGCAAGAAAATAGGCCAATCTCCAGAAGATGTGGCTTCTTTCTTGAGAAATACTGCTGGTTTAAATGCAACAATGATAGGCGACTATTTGGGTGAAAGGGATGACTTTCCCCTCAAAGTTATGCATGCTTATGTGGATGCATTAAACTTTGAAAGCATGGACTTTGGTCAGGCAATTAGGTTCTTCTTGCAAGGTTTCAGATTACCAGGAGAAGCTCAAAAAATTGATCGGATCATGGAGAAATTTGCTCAATGCTACTGTAAATGCAATCCAAATGCTTTTACTAGTGCAGATACGGCATATGTTCTTGCTTATTCTGTGATCTTGCTAAACACTGATGCTCATAATCCAATGGTGAAGAACAAG ATGTCTAAGGCAGATTTTATGCGCAACAACAGAGGAATAGATGATGGAAAGGATTTGCCAGAAGATTATCTGAGTGCGCTTTATGATCAGATTGTCAACAATGAAATCAAAATGAGTGCTGATTCCTCAGTTGCACAAACCAAGCAATCCAATAGCGTAAGTAGGCTTCTAGGCTTAGACAATATTATCAATTTTGTCAACTGGAGACCGGCGGAAGACAAGGCAGTAGGAGCTAATGACTTGCTCATTAAGCACATCCAGGAAAAATTCAAAGCAAAGCGTGGCAAATTAGA GTCCACATTTTATGTTATTGCTGATGCAACCATTTTAAGATCCATGATGGAGTCCTGTTGGGCTCCTATGATGGCTGCATTCAGTGTCCTCCTTGATCAGTGTGACGATAAGGCTTCCACATCACAGTGTTTAAAGGGATTAAGATTTTCCGTTCATATCACTTCTGTTATGTGCATGCAGACACAGAGGGATGCTTTCTTAACTTCCATAGCTAAATTCACATCCCTCCATTCTGCTGCAGACATGAAGCAAAAAAATGTTGATGCTATGAAG GCTATAATATCTATCGCAATCGAAGATGGCAATTACTTGCAAGAAGCTTGGGAGCATGTCTTAACTTGTTTATCACGGTTTGAGCATTTACATCTGCTTGGAGAAGGGGTTCCCACTGATGCTTCATTTCTGACAGTTCCTCTGATTGAGTCAGAAGATAAAACTCAGAAGTCTACTTCTGTTATATCTTCCAAGAAAACCAATGCTCTTCAGAATCCTGCTGTAATGGCTGCTGTTAGAGGGGGTACTTATGACAGCACAGTGGCAAAAACCAGTGTGTCAGCACTGGTCACTCCTGAACAGATCAATAATTTCCTATCGAACATAAATTTGTTGGATCAGATTGGCATTGTTGAGTTAAATCATATCTTTGCCCATAGCCAAAGATTAAATGGTGATGCTATTGTTGCTTTTGTGAAGGCTCTTTGTAAGGTCTCAATGACTGAGCTGCAGTCTCCAATGGACCCTCGTATCTTCTGCCTTACAAAAATAGTAGAGATCGC GCACTACAATATGAACCGCATACGTCTGGTGTGGTCTCGTATTTGGAAAGTTTTGTCAGACTTTTTTGTGTCTGTTGGGTTGTTGGAAAATCTTTCTGTCTCTATATTTGTGATGGACTCTCTGAGGCAGCTGGCCATGAAGTTTCTAGAAAGGGAGGAACTGGCGAACTATAACTTTCAAAATGAATTCCTTAGACCTTTTGTGGTTGTTATGCAGAGGAGTAAAGCTCCAGAAGTACGGGAGCTTATTGTTAGGTGTGTCTCACAGATGGTTCTGAGTCGGGTGCATAACATAAAGTCTGGGTGGAAAGGTGTTTTTATG GTTTTTACTTTTGCCGCTGCTGATGATACAAGAAGTACAGTTCTATTGGCATTTGAGACTGTGGAAAAAATTATTCGAGATTATTTTCATCACGTAACTGAAACAGAGACAACAACATTTACTGATTGTGTTACTTGTCTTATTGCATTTACGAGTAGCCAGTTTAACAGTGATGCCAATCTCAATGCTATTGCGTTTCTTCGATTCTGTGCTGTTAGACTTGCTGAGGAAGGATTTGTGCGTCAAGATAGGGGTGCTGAACAACCCATGAATTCAGACATGTCGGGTGGAAATGCCACTGTGCACAAAGATGGTTATGTTTCCCTCTGGGTGCCTCTCCTTGCGG GTTTAGCCAAATTGACGACTGATCCGAGACTGACTATCAAGAAAGGTGCTGTAGGAGTACTTTTTGACACATTAAAGGATCATGGGCACTTGTTTTCACAGGCAATTTGGACCGATATCTTTGAGCGTATTGTTTATCCTCTATTTAACAGTGAAATGCCCATACCTAATGATCAGATTTCAACATCCAATTTACCTGATCTTGAAACACAAACGTTGGCAATGAAATGCTTGGTGGGTTTGTTTGTTAATTTCTTTGATGTGATACGGCCAGAATTTGCTAGAACTGCATCCATTGTCACAAATTTTGTCAGAAGTCCCTACAAGCATTGTGCTACCACTGGTGTGTCTGCAATTATGCGTTTAACAGAGGGGCTTGGTAACAAACTTTCTGAGGAGGAATGGAAAGAGATATTGGTCTGCTTCAAAGAATCAGTGACACATACCTTTGtcatattttctaaaattgTAAGGATGATGCAAGATATTGAAATCTCAGATAGACTTGATTCTTATTCAGAAACCGAGCAATATTTGGATCATGAAATGTACAGTAATGATGAAGAGGAAGCTAATATGGAGACGGCTTCCTATGCTATTGTCAAACTGAAGAATCATATGGCCCTACTTCTTGTAGTGATTCAG AGCATTATTAAATTATATGAGGAGCACCGAAAATATCTTCGTGCTGAGCATATGAGCATTCTTTTGGAGATGGTGTCAGCTATCGCGACACATTCAAGTGAAGTGAGCTCTGAATCTTCCTTGCAGATGAAATTTCATAAAGCATGTTCCCTTTTGGAGGTATCTGAGCCAGCCATTGTCCATTTCGAAAATGAATCCTTCCAGAGTTACCTCAAACTTCTACAAGCTCTGCAACATGACGATCCATCCCTGTCGGAAGAAATGAACATAGAATCACAAGTACTTAATACCTGCAAGAAAATACTGCGAACTTATCTGAAGTGTGCAGGACACGAACCATGTGATGAATCGTCTCAAAGAAATCCACCTTTAAATTGTGCAGTGCCACTGAGTGCTACTAAGAAAGAGGAACTGGCCGCCAGGACTTTGCTGGTCCTTCAAGTCATGAAATTGCTGGGCGATCTGGAGAGGGACTCTTTTGGCAGAATATTGCCCTTCTTTTTCCCATTGTTAGTTGATCTGATCCGCTGTGAGCATAGCTCAGGAGAAGTTCAACTCGCGCTGTACAATATCTTCCAATCAGTTATAGGCCCCATGATACGAGTATGA
- the LOC101763662 gene encoding bZIP transcription factor 50 produces the protein MDIDLFADIDLDALLASFSGEPAGVSGLIDPSPPPPAPTAAHDAEAGSPESVTSRASPPGEEALTEIERLLMQEGEAELGGEAEGISVEEFFDALYDGGEGEREGKESEAGGSTDGDSGRDEVVEVVTPEAETVEVDGDDPVSKKKRRQMRNRDSAMKSRERKKTYVKDLEAKSKYLEAECRRLSYALQCYAAENMVLRQSLLKDRPVGAPTAMQESAVLTETLPLVSLLWLVSIVCLFLMPGLPNRSPAAPSSAGRDLGMVTGKTSSENPDILELILHGRRCKGTRAKIKLDKLPFHAVAAC, from the exons ATGGACATCGACCTGTTCGCCGACATCGACCTTGACGCCCTCCTCGCCTCCTTCTCCGGCGAGCCCGCCGGCGTCTCCGGCCTCATCGacccgtccccgcctccgccggcgccgacggcggcgcacgATGCGGAGGCGGGGTCGCCGGAGTCGGTGACCTCCAGGGCGAGCCCGCCCGGGGAGGAGGCGCTGACGGAGATCGAGAGGTTGCTGATGCAGGAGGGGGAGGCGGAGTTGGGCGGGGAGGCCGAGGGGATCAGCGTGGAGGAGTTCTTCGACGCGCTGTACGACGGTGGAGAGGGGGAGCGGGAGGGGAAGGAGAGCGAGGCGGGTGGAAGCACGGATGGGGACTCCGGGAGGGATGAGGTGGTGGAGGTTGTGACGCCGGAGGCGGAGACGGTGGAGGTGGATGGCGATGATCCCgtcagcaagaagaagaggag GCAAATGAGGAACAGAGATTCCGCCATGAAATcaagggagaggaagaagacgtATGTGAAGGACTTGGAGGCGAAGAGCAAGTATTTGGAAGCAGAGTGCCGCCGCCTCAGCTATGCACTTCAGTGCTATGCAGCTGAGAACATGGTACTGCGCCAGAGCTTGTTGAAGGATAGGCCTGTTGGTGCTCCCACAGCCATGCAGGAGTCTGCCGTACTCACGG AAACCCTGCCGCTGGTTTCCCTGCTTTGGCTGGTGAGCATCGTGTGCCTGTTCCTGATGCCCGGTCTGCCCAACCGAAGTCCGGCTGCTCCAAGCAGCGCCGGAAGAGATCTCGGGATGGTAACCGGAAAGACAAGCAGTGAAAACCCAGATATACTGGAACTCATCCTCCATGGAAGGCGCTGCAAGGGCACAAGGGCGAAAATCAAGCTAGATAAATTACCATTTCATGCAGTAGCTGCTTGCTAG